The Pseudomonadota bacterium genome has a segment encoding these proteins:
- a CDS encoding lipoprotein-releasing ABC transporter permease subunit: MRFELFVALRHLLARRKQVFISLISLISILGIALGVTALIVVIAVMSGFENELKKKILGNTSHIMVMKYGGAIDDYENLAETIRQIKEVKQATPFILNQAMLTHGRQVSGAGIRGIDYEKDPLSKKIELMIDSGKFFSCPKMVSSTTPEIILGSELAKNLEVKAGSSLRLIAPGGAVTPLGLVPRMQRFTVIGTYTSGMYQYDSALAYIDMKAAQTFFGLPNQVSGIAVETDQIYNAEAVAEKIRQKISYPYWARDWISMNRNLFAALKLERVTMFIILALIIMVAAFNIISTLIMVVMEKHKEIAILKTMGLSARRIMKIFIWEGMLIGSAGTLIGLLGALSLCAILKRYDFITLPGDVYYFETSLPVDLKVIHMAITAGLSLLLSFIATLYPSYRASRLLPAEALRYE, encoded by the coding sequence TTGCGTTTCGAGTTATTCGTCGCCCTGCGCCATCTTCTGGCCCGACGTAAGCAGGTTTTCATTTCGCTGATTTCACTGATCTCGATTCTCGGGATAGCCCTCGGGGTTACCGCCCTGATCGTGGTCATCGCGGTCATGAGCGGCTTTGAAAACGAGTTGAAAAAAAAGATTCTCGGCAATACTTCTCATATCATGGTCATGAAATATGGCGGAGCGATCGACGACTACGAGAACTTAGCGGAAACCATCAGGCAAATCAAGGAGGTCAAACAGGCAACCCCGTTTATTCTGAATCAGGCGATGCTGACCCACGGCCGCCAGGTCAGCGGGGCTGGGATCCGGGGAATTGATTACGAAAAGGACCCCTTAAGTAAAAAAATCGAACTGATGATCGACAGCGGAAAATTTTTTTCCTGCCCGAAAATGGTATCTTCCACCACCCCGGAAATCATTCTCGGCAGCGAGCTGGCCAAAAATCTGGAGGTCAAGGCTGGTTCCAGCCTGCGTCTGATCGCCCCCGGAGGAGCGGTGACGCCGCTGGGACTGGTCCCGAGAATGCAACGTTTTACGGTTATCGGGACTTATACCTCAGGCATGTATCAATACGATTCAGCTCTGGCTTATATCGATATGAAAGCCGCGCAAACCTTTTTCGGCCTGCCGAATCAGGTCAGCGGGATCGCGGTTGAAACCGATCAGATCTACAACGCCGAAGCGGTAGCTGAAAAAATCCGCCAGAAGATCTCCTATCCCTACTGGGCCCGTGACTGGATCAGCATGAACCGCAACCTTTTCGCGGCCCTCAAACTGGAGAGGGTAACCATGTTTATAATTCTGGCCCTGATCATCATGGTGGCGGCTTTCAACATCATTTCAACCCTGATCATGGTGGTCATGGAAAAGCATAAGGAAATCGCCATACTGAAGACCATGGGCCTGAGCGCCCGCCGAATTATGAAAATTTTTATCTGGGAGGGGATGCTGATCGGATCGGCCGGAACCCTTATCGGTCTGCTGGGAGCTTTATCTCTCTGTGCAATTCTGAAAAGATACGATTTTATTACCCTCCCTGGCGATGTCTACTATTTTGAAACCTCATTACCGGTAGATCTCAAAGTTATCCATATGGCCATAACCGCGGGCCTGTCACTGCTGCTCTCATTTATTGCGACGCTTTACCCTTCTTATCGAGCTTCCCGGTTGCTGCCAGCAGAAGCCCTGCGCTATGAATAG